In Alkalidesulfovibrio alkalitolerans DSM 16529, one genomic interval encodes:
- a CDS encoding lipid A deacylase LpxR family protein — MCVRVVIALCLALLLPTPLAAGTFQAQWENDIWAGTDKHYTNAVRLVWLSNDLKSYADDSRLPQGFRNWLSSLPYINRPDKKFNVGLAIGQDMFTPDDITVKDPPEGDHPYAGWLYGSLILNQKDDEWLDTVVLSLGMVGPSSQAEFTQTEVHKLIDSPRPQGWNTQLRDEFGAMLTYLGTWRAYETTFAGRFGLDFMPHVGATVGNVHTYANTGLEVRLGWNLPKNFGTTLISPAGGVTADTTPDADNHKTPPFSLYTFLYMDGRAVARNIFLDGNTFRQSRRVPKNAFVADVALGVGVHLYNVFVSVSQCYRTPEFAGQGKGQRYGSINFGIVF; from the coding sequence ATGTGCGTCCGCGTCGTCATCGCGCTCTGCCTTGCGCTCCTACTGCCGACCCCACTCGCTGCCGGAACCTTCCAGGCGCAGTGGGAGAACGACATCTGGGCCGGGACGGACAAGCACTACACCAATGCCGTGCGGCTCGTCTGGCTCTCCAACGATCTCAAGAGTTACGCCGATGACTCGCGTCTGCCGCAAGGATTCCGCAACTGGCTGTCCTCGCTGCCCTACATCAACCGTCCCGACAAGAAATTCAACGTGGGTCTGGCCATCGGCCAGGACATGTTCACGCCCGACGACATCACCGTCAAAGACCCGCCCGAGGGCGACCACCCCTACGCGGGATGGCTCTACGGCTCGTTGATCCTGAACCAGAAAGACGACGAGTGGCTGGACACAGTGGTGCTCTCCCTGGGCATGGTCGGGCCGTCGTCACAGGCGGAATTCACGCAGACCGAGGTGCACAAGCTCATCGACTCGCCCCGCCCTCAGGGCTGGAACACCCAGCTACGCGACGAGTTCGGGGCCATGCTCACCTATCTGGGCACCTGGCGGGCCTATGAGACGACCTTTGCGGGCCGCTTCGGCCTGGACTTCATGCCGCACGTGGGGGCTACCGTGGGCAACGTGCACACCTACGCCAACACCGGCCTGGAGGTGCGCCTGGGCTGGAATTTGCCCAAGAATTTCGGAACCACGCTCATCAGCCCGGCCGGCGGCGTGACCGCCGACACCACTCCAGACGCGGACAATCACAAAACGCCGCCTTTCTCCCTGTACACGTTTCTCTACATGGACGGCCGGGCCGTGGCACGCAACATCTTCCTCGACGGCAACACCTTCCGCCAGAGCCGCCGCGTGCCCAAGAACGCCTTTGTCGCGGACGTGGCGTTGGGCGTGGGCGTGCACCTCTACAATGTCTTCGTGTCCGTCAGCCAGTGCTACCGCACCCCGGAATTCGCAGGGCAGGGCAAGGGCCAGCGCTACGGCTCGATCAACTTTGGCATCGTGTTCTAG
- the nifK gene encoding nitrogenase molybdenum-iron protein subunit beta — protein sequence MTLLRHTPTEIKERSALAINPAKTCQPIGAMYAALGVRGCMPHSHGSQGCCAYHRSTLTRHYKDPISAGTSSFTEGASVFGGQANLLQAIQNIFTIYEPDVIAVHTTCLSETIGDDLPQIADKARQEGKIPEGKYILTASTPSYVGSHVTGFSNMCMGIAKGFGSKDTKKTGKVNILPGFVEPADMEETKRLATMMGIKHILFPDTSGVVNAPLLGEYHMFPDAGARIEDLVQIGGSKGTIALGEWASAQAARFMDAEFKVPCMVLDLPFGLRATDRYVDALRKIAGTSVPYEIDKERGLVVDLLSDMHQYFHHKKVALWGDPDQLIPLVEFLRDLDMLPVHIVTGTPGKKFEKRIEEIMTETAMPVPYNVKVGGDMFLMHQWIKNEPVDLLIGNTYGKYIARDEDIPLVRHGFPILDRQGHQYFPTVGYRGALRLMEKILDAFLSRKDRDEPEASFELVY from the coding sequence ATGACCCTGCTTCGGCACACTCCCACGGAGATCAAGGAGCGCAGCGCGCTCGCCATCAACCCGGCCAAGACCTGTCAGCCCATCGGCGCCATGTACGCGGCCCTGGGCGTGCGCGGCTGCATGCCGCACTCCCACGGCTCCCAGGGCTGCTGCGCCTACCACCGCAGCACCCTGACCCGCCACTACAAGGATCCCATCAGCGCGGGCACCTCCTCGTTCACAGAGGGAGCGTCCGTGTTCGGCGGCCAGGCCAACCTGCTGCAGGCCATCCAGAACATCTTCACCATCTACGAGCCCGACGTCATCGCCGTGCACACCACCTGTCTCTCCGAGACCATCGGCGACGACCTGCCCCAGATCGCGGACAAGGCGCGCCAGGAAGGCAAGATTCCGGAAGGCAAGTACATCCTCACCGCATCCACGCCGTCCTACGTGGGCTCGCACGTCACCGGCTTCTCCAACATGTGCATGGGCATCGCCAAGGGCTTCGGCTCCAAGGACACCAAGAAAACCGGCAAGGTGAACATCCTGCCCGGCTTCGTGGAGCCAGCGGACATGGAGGAGACCAAGCGCCTGGCCACGATGATGGGCATCAAGCACATCCTCTTCCCGGACACCTCGGGCGTGGTCAACGCGCCGCTTCTGGGCGAGTACCACATGTTCCCCGACGCCGGAGCCAGGATCGAGGATCTGGTGCAGATCGGCGGCTCCAAGGGGACCATCGCGCTTGGTGAATGGGCCTCGGCCCAGGCCGCGCGCTTCATGGACGCCGAATTCAAGGTGCCCTGCATGGTGCTCGACCTGCCGTTTGGCCTTCGCGCCACGGACCGCTACGTGGACGCCCTGCGCAAGATCGCCGGAACCAGCGTGCCCTATGAGATCGACAAGGAACGCGGCCTGGTCGTGGACCTGCTCTCGGACATGCACCAGTACTTCCACCACAAGAAGGTGGCCCTGTGGGGCGATCCCGACCAGCTCATTCCGCTGGTGGAATTCCTGCGCGACCTGGACATGCTGCCCGTGCACATCGTCACCGGCACGCCGGGCAAGAAGTTCGAGAAGCGCATCGAGGAGATCATGACGGAAACGGCCATGCCCGTGCCCTACAACGTCAAGGTCGGCGGCGACATGTTCCTCATGCACCAGTGGATCAAGAACGAGCCCGTGGACCTGCTCATCGGCAACACCTACGGCAAGTACATCGCCCGCGACGAGGACATCCCGCTCGTGCGGCACGGCTTCCCCATCCTCGACCGCCAGGGGCACCAGTACTTCCCCACGGTCGGCTACCGGGGCGCGCTGCGCCTGATGGAGAAGATCCTCGACGCCTTCTTGTCCCGCAAGGACCGCGACGAGCCCGAGGCTTCATTCGAACTCGTGTACTAG
- a CDS encoding (2Fe-2S) ferredoxin domain-containing protein, whose amino-acid sequence MATKPTYHILVCASFRAKGEPKGMCHQKGSIGLSQYLEQEILDRGLDCLLTTTSCLKQCEQGPILVVHPNNWWYRGVDSEEAIDEILDALEDGSPAEGRLLFPA is encoded by the coding sequence ATGGCGACCAAACCCACCTATCACATCCTGGTCTGCGCGAGCTTTCGGGCCAAGGGAGAACCAAAGGGCATGTGCCACCAGAAGGGCAGCATCGGCCTGTCCCAATACCTGGAGCAGGAAATCCTGGACCGTGGCCTGGACTGTCTTTTGACCACCACGAGCTGCCTCAAGCAGTGCGAGCAGGGGCCGATCCTGGTGGTGCACCCCAACAACTGGTGGTACCGCGGAGTGGACTCCGAGGAGGCCATCGACGAAATCCTCGACGCCCTCGAAGACGGCTCCCCGGCCGAGGGGCGGCTTCTGTTCCCGGCGTAA
- a CDS encoding N-acetylmuramoyl-L-alanine amidase: MHERRIIPLLLWLALLFAWAPDAVASNLQRQFNTAYSEFHALAKDAKRGQFRSHWLDVEKRFLDIYKANTNGSLAPKALYYLGRVHEELGQRSFLAADFETSCDYYQRMATRFPKHPWADDCLYRRAVIQLERLKRPDRAYVDLLNIEHNHKDGDMYDKAVALLRKMDAQNATSAPARAAPAPAAVAPSPSLAPPASSAQAQAAQSQTRSPGQPALLNQVRYHSTDDYTRVVIDMSGEAGFKWQLLEADKKGELPTRLYVDLMNTELSSEAARDQTVKDGILKQIRTGQNTPTSARVVLDFNAFKDYKVFQLHEPFRVVVDVYGPGAPQVVAAKPAPAQPAQAAPKAAPVQKSAAQKSSTAKKSDSMKPDAAQRQQASSLIEQLGLTVKTIMIDPGHGGKDVGAAANGLYEKDIVLRAAKIIGAKLEARGFRVLYTRTTDVFIPLEERTAMANVRKADLFLSIHCNAVEDPAANGLEVYSLNLARTQDAVRVAARENAVSAKRISDLQIILTDLMLNSKVKESKDLAGQVQGNILKSVRPKYPLRDRKQREAPFYVLMGAKMPAILIELGYLTNPEEAKRLSNQEYLARMADGIVNGVVAYKTTIERYASR, translated from the coding sequence ATGCATGAACGACGCATAATCCCCCTGCTCTTGTGGCTCGCCCTGCTTTTTGCATGGGCTCCGGATGCTGTCGCCTCGAATCTGCAACGCCAATTCAACACCGCTTATTCCGAGTTCCACGCCCTGGCCAAAGACGCCAAGCGGGGGCAATTCCGCTCCCACTGGCTGGACGTGGAAAAGCGGTTCCTCGACATCTACAAGGCCAATACCAACGGCTCCCTCGCCCCCAAGGCCCTTTACTACCTGGGTCGAGTGCATGAGGAACTGGGACAGCGCTCCTTTCTCGCGGCAGACTTCGAGACGTCCTGCGACTACTACCAGCGCATGGCCACGCGTTTTCCGAAGCACCCCTGGGCCGACGACTGTCTGTATCGCCGGGCCGTGATCCAGCTTGAACGCCTCAAGCGGCCCGATCGCGCCTACGTGGATCTTCTGAACATCGAGCACAACCACAAGGACGGCGACATGTACGACAAGGCCGTGGCCTTGTTGCGCAAGATGGATGCCCAAAACGCCACCTCCGCGCCTGCCAGGGCCGCGCCAGCGCCTGCCGCCGTTGCTCCTTCGCCCTCCCTCGCTCCACCCGCCTCGTCCGCCCAGGCGCAGGCAGCCCAGTCGCAGACCCGCTCGCCCGGCCAACCCGCGCTGCTCAACCAAGTGCGCTACCACAGCACCGACGACTATACCCGCGTGGTCATCGACATGAGCGGCGAGGCCGGGTTCAAATGGCAGCTCCTGGAGGCGGACAAGAAGGGCGAACTGCCTACGCGCCTTTACGTGGACCTCATGAACACCGAACTGTCGAGCGAGGCCGCCCGGGACCAGACGGTCAAGGACGGTATCCTCAAGCAGATCCGCACCGGCCAGAACACACCCACCTCTGCGCGCGTGGTGCTCGATTTCAACGCCTTCAAGGACTACAAGGTCTTTCAGCTTCACGAGCCGTTCCGCGTGGTGGTGGACGTGTACGGTCCGGGCGCGCCCCAGGTCGTGGCGGCAAAACCCGCTCCCGCGCAACCGGCTCAGGCTGCGCCAAAGGCCGCACCCGTGCAAAAGAGCGCCGCACAAAAGAGCTCCACGGCCAAGAAGTCCGATTCCATGAAACCCGATGCGGCCCAGCGCCAACAGGCCAGCAGCCTCATCGAGCAACTCGGGCTGACCGTGAAGACCATCATGATCGACCCCGGCCACGGCGGAAAGGACGTGGGCGCGGCTGCCAACGGCCTCTACGAGAAAGACATCGTGCTGCGCGCGGCCAAGATCATCGGTGCGAAGCTCGAAGCCCGCGGTTTTCGCGTCCTCTATACCCGGACCACCGACGTCTTCATCCCGCTGGAGGAGCGCACGGCCATGGCCAACGTGCGCAAGGCAGATCTTTTTCTCTCCATCCACTGCAACGCCGTGGAAGACCCCGCCGCCAACGGACTCGAAGTCTACAGCCTGAACCTTGCCCGCACCCAGGACGCCGTGCGCGTGGCCGCGCGCGAGAACGCGGTTTCGGCCAAGCGCATCAGCGATCTGCAGATCATCCTCACCGACCTGATGCTCAACTCAAAGGTCAAGGAATCCAAGGATCTGGCCGGGCAGGTGCAAGGCAACATCCTCAAGAGCGTGCGCCCCAAGTACCCCCTGCGCGACCGCAAGCAGCGCGAGGCGCCGTTCTACGTCCTGATGGGCGCGAAAATGCCCGCCATCCTCATCGAGCTCGGCTATCTGACCAACCCCGAAGAGGCCAAGCGCCTGAGCAACCAGGAATATCTGGCACGCATGGCTGACGGCATCGTGAACGGGGTGGTGGCTTACAAGACTACCATCGAACGCTACGCCAGCCGCTGA
- the nifD gene encoding nitrogenase molybdenum-iron protein alpha chain: MATKSKKQKSLTPDEVRQELIKKYPPKVARKRAKQIQANTGDEASTPEILSNVRTIPGIMTMRGCSYAGCKGVVLGPTRDIVNITHGPIGCGFYSWLTRRNQTEPPTPESENYMTYCFSTDMNENDIVFGGENKLKQAIREAYDLFKPRAIAIFSTCPVGLIGDDVHAVAREMKETLNKENPDHFINIFGFSCEGYKGVSQSAGHHIANNQIFTHVIGLTDKPKEGKYKINMLGEYNIGGDAFVIDDLLERCGITLVSTFSGNSSIHDFERAHTADLNTIMCHRSINYVAEMMEIKYGIPWIKVNFIGAKESAKSLRKIAQYFGDKELMDRVEQVIAEEMPAVEAALASIKPRTEGKTAMLFVGGSRAHHYQDLFSEMGMKTLAAGYEFAHRDDYEGRRVIPSIQVDADSRNIEELEVCPDPTRYDKELEAKKKALEAQGYEFSDYKGMMPEMEQGTLSIDDLNQHEADKLIELYKPDIFCAGIKEKFGIQKCGVPMKQLHSYDSGGPYAGFKGAVNFYKEIDRLVNSKVWSFVKAPWNKNPELTATYNWE; encoded by the coding sequence ATGGCGACCAAGAGCAAAAAGCAAAAGAGCCTGACCCCCGACGAGGTGCGGCAGGAACTCATCAAGAAGTACCCGCCCAAGGTCGCGCGCAAGCGGGCCAAGCAGATCCAGGCCAACACCGGGGACGAGGCGAGCACGCCCGAGATACTCTCCAACGTGCGCACCATTCCCGGCATCATGACCATGCGCGGCTGCTCCTACGCGGGCTGCAAGGGCGTGGTGCTCGGCCCCACGCGCGACATCGTGAACATCACCCACGGCCCCATCGGCTGCGGATTCTACTCCTGGCTCACGCGGCGCAACCAGACCGAGCCGCCCACGCCCGAGTCCGAAAACTACATGACGTACTGCTTCTCCACGGACATGAACGAGAACGACATCGTGTTCGGCGGCGAGAACAAGCTCAAGCAGGCCATCCGCGAGGCCTACGACCTCTTCAAGCCGCGCGCCATCGCCATCTTCTCCACCTGTCCGGTGGGGCTCATCGGCGACGACGTGCACGCCGTGGCGCGCGAGATGAAGGAGACCCTGAACAAGGAGAACCCCGACCACTTCATCAACATCTTCGGCTTCTCCTGCGAAGGCTACAAGGGCGTCTCGCAAAGCGCGGGCCACCACATCGCCAACAACCAGATATTCACGCACGTCATCGGCCTCACCGACAAGCCCAAGGAAGGCAAGTACAAGATCAACATGCTCGGCGAGTACAACATCGGCGGCGACGCCTTCGTCATCGACGATCTGCTCGAACGCTGCGGCATCACGCTGGTCTCCACCTTCTCGGGCAACTCGTCGATCCACGATTTCGAGCGCGCCCACACCGCCGACCTGAACACCATCATGTGCCACCGGTCCATCAACTACGTAGCCGAAATGATGGAGATCAAATACGGCATCCCCTGGATCAAGGTGAACTTCATCGGCGCCAAGGAAAGCGCCAAGTCGCTGCGCAAGATCGCCCAGTACTTCGGCGACAAGGAGCTCATGGACCGCGTGGAGCAGGTCATCGCCGAGGAGATGCCCGCCGTGGAGGCCGCTCTGGCCTCCATCAAGCCCCGCACCGAAGGCAAGACCGCCATGCTCTTCGTGGGCGGATCGCGCGCCCACCACTATCAGGATCTCTTCTCCGAGATGGGCATGAAGACCCTGGCCGCGGGCTACGAGTTCGCCCACCGCGACGACTACGAAGGCCGCCGGGTCATCCCCTCCATCCAGGTGGACGCGGACTCGCGCAACATCGAGGAACTCGAGGTCTGTCCCGATCCCACGCGCTACGACAAGGAACTCGAAGCCAAGAAGAAGGCCCTTGAGGCCCAGGGCTACGAGTTCTCCGACTACAAAGGCATGATGCCAGAGATGGAGCAGGGCACCCTGTCCATCGACGACCTGAACCAGCACGAGGCCGACAAGCTCATCGAACTCTACAAGCCCGACATCTTCTGCGCGGGCATCAAGGAGAAGTTCGGCATCCAGAAGTGCGGCGTGCCCATGAAGCAGCTGCACTCCTACGACTCCGGCGGCCCCTACGCCGGGTTCAAGGGCGCGGTCAACTTCTACAAGGAAATCGACCGGCTGGTGAACTCCAAGGTCTGGAGCTTCGTGAAGGCTCCCTGGAACAAGAATCCCGAACTCACGGCCACCTACAACTGGGAATAA
- a CDS encoding NifB/NifX family molybdenum-iron cluster-binding protein produces MASACSPVSPMRLAAAPRHLAMCRFTSQNGQPDEALSPAQCVAALQKALAEGKAPPEIVVSGPGDPLAEARRTMDLLEAVRAVAPGIPVRLVTAGLGLAAVIDELRDLGVELVTVQVNAVNAEMAQALYAWVRPGVLTLRAAEAAGALLAGQREAMEALRDIDMATEVEFLLVPDVNGAHVAEVAAWAAGFGAQGLSILPARSSAVPHTDNPREPGDAEMLAAVATAQEFLPAMDGRSCMAQEESGLDDSALYDATKPFVAVATSDGVNVDAHLGKAERLLVYEIRQGEVALAGSRPCPPKGGGEARWQTLAETLADCRALIAASAGESPRQALLEHGLPVVTGSSTVEEAVARVFGVAPNMGIVRGR; encoded by the coding sequence ATGGCCAGCGCCTGCTCTCCCGTCTCGCCCATGCGTCTTGCGGCCGCGCCCAGGCATCTGGCCATGTGCCGCTTCACGAGCCAGAACGGGCAGCCGGACGAGGCCCTTTCCCCGGCCCAGTGCGTGGCCGCCCTGCAAAAGGCCCTGGCCGAAGGCAAGGCCCCGCCCGAGATCGTCGTCTCCGGGCCGGGCGACCCCCTGGCCGAGGCGCGGCGCACCATGGATCTGCTCGAAGCCGTGCGCGCCGTCGCGCCGGGCATTCCCGTGCGGCTCGTCACGGCCGGACTCGGGCTTGCGGCCGTGATCGACGAATTGCGCGACCTGGGTGTTGAACTCGTCACCGTGCAGGTCAACGCCGTGAACGCAGAGATGGCCCAGGCGCTTTACGCCTGGGTCAGGCCAGGCGTGCTCACCCTGCGCGCGGCCGAGGCCGCCGGGGCGTTGCTCGCGGGCCAGCGCGAGGCCATGGAAGCCCTGCGCGACATCGACATGGCGACCGAGGTCGAATTCCTGCTCGTGCCGGACGTGAACGGCGCGCACGTGGCCGAGGTGGCCGCCTGGGCGGCCGGGTTCGGCGCGCAGGGGCTCTCGATCCTGCCCGCGCGAAGCTCTGCCGTGCCTCACACCGACAACCCGCGCGAGCCGGGCGACGCCGAGATGCTCGCGGCCGTGGCCACGGCGCAGGAGTTTCTGCCCGCCATGGACGGCCGCTCGTGCATGGCCCAGGAGGAGAGCGGCCTCGACGACTCCGCGCTCTACGACGCCACCAAGCCCTTCGTGGCCGTGGCCACGAGCGACGGCGTGAACGTGGACGCGCACCTTGGCAAGGCCGAACGGCTGCTTGTCTACGAGATCAGGCAGGGCGAGGTGGCCTTGGCCGGATCGCGCCCCTGTCCGCCCAAGGGCGGCGGCGAGGCCCGCTGGCAGACCCTGGCCGAAACCCTGGCCGACTGCCGCGCCCTGATCGCGGCCAGCGCGGGCGAAAGTCCGCGCCAGGCGTTGCTCGAACACGGCCTGCCCGTGGTCACGGGCTCGTCCACGGTGGAAGAAGCCGTGGCGCGCGTCTTCGGCGTGGCCCCGAACATGGGCATCGTGCGCGGCCGCTAG
- a CDS encoding P-II family nitrogen regulator encodes MKEVVAVIRMNMMNVTKQALTEAGVDAFFAQEAQGRGKGLINSALLTGAKQGYEEAAEMLGEKGRLYAKRVVTVVVPDEDVEDVVQAIMAVNRTGKPGDGKVFVLPMADAVRVRTAEKGEKAIQ; translated from the coding sequence ATGAAGGAAGTCGTCGCGGTCATCCGCATGAACATGATGAACGTCACCAAGCAGGCCCTGACCGAGGCGGGCGTGGACGCCTTTTTCGCGCAGGAAGCCCAGGGACGCGGCAAGGGACTCATCAACTCCGCGCTGCTCACGGGCGCCAAGCAGGGATACGAGGAAGCCGCCGAGATGCTCGGCGAGAAGGGCCGCCTCTACGCCAAGCGCGTGGTCACCGTGGTGGTGCCCGACGAGGACGTCGAGGACGTGGTCCAGGCCATCATGGCCGTGAACAGGACCGGCAAGCCCGGCGACGGCAAGGTCTTCGTCCTGCCCATGGCCGACGCCGTGCGCGTGCGCACGGCCGAGAAGGGCGAAAAGGCCATCCAGTAG